TAAAATACTTTTTTGATTTATTAATAGAAAAGAGTCTAACCAGAGTAAATAGAGTTTGTCTGATTTTGCCCTCACTTAATTAATGTCTTCTCACCATCGCCACCATTGGTATAAATTCCTGCCTGATAGTTTCGACTCAACTCTCCTTAATACATCACCTCAAGCCGAAATTCCGCATTCTATTCCGCCTTAGCTGAATTTTACAGCCAGAAGCATAAATGTTTTTTTTACGATAAATTTTTATTAAAATACACAAAAATATACATAATTGCATAATGGTAAATACAGCCTCAGGAAAATTACTTCTGGTAGAGAATCGGCAACATCTACTCATCCCTATGTTGAGAATTTTCCCTAGGTACGTTCATAATTTTTTGCAGATGATTTGATTGAATAGCTAGTCAACTATTCTTTCTTTCTCGTACCTGTTCCATAAAAAATTCTTCTAGGGAAGGACGAAATAAATTCATTGCCATAATTTGCCCACCCATTAAACGTAAGCTTGCCAGGAAATCATAGACATCTCCGTGGAGTTCTCCTTGCCAAGAACCATCTGCAAGAAATTCGATATTCGGCAACCAATTACTTAAAACTTCCCAGTCTCCACCTTGTCCCTTAACCCGGTAGGTATTAGCAGTACCGAGTAAATCATTAATCGAGCCACTACAAATCAATTCCCCCTGGGAAAGAATGGCAATGCGATCGCAAATTTTTTCTACTTCACTCAGAATATGACTATTAAAAAAAATTGTTTTGCCGGCGGCTTTGAGTGTCAGAATGATTTCTCGCATCTGATAACGTCCCACGGGATCCAAGCCTGACATTGGCTCATCCAAGAATATCAATTCCGGGTCATTAATTAAAGCTTGCGCCATGCCTACCCGTTGTAACATCCCCTTAGAATAGCGACGCATTTGTTTTTTCTTCGCATCCGCTAGGGATAAACCCACCAATTCTAGTAATTCTGGGATACGGTGACGCTGTACTTTGCTCGGTATCTGAAAAATTCCTGCTGTTAGTTGTAAAAATTCCCAACCAGTTAAATATTCATAGAGATAGGTATTTTCAGGTAGATAGCCGATACGTTGTTTCACCGCGCGATCGCCCAAGGGTTTACCCAATAATAAACCCCGTCCTCCAGTCGGACGGACAATTCCCAGTAAAACCTTAAACAAAGTTGTCTTACCTGCACCATTTTGTCCCAATAAACCGAAAGTTTCCCCCCGATAAACCTTGAGAGAGCAACTTTTCAGGGAGACAATTTTCTGATTTAAAAAGAAACCAGTCCGATAAACTTTGCGTAATTCTGAAGTTAGAACTACTGGTGGTGGCTCAGTTTTACTCAATTTGCGTTCAGGAACATCTCCCACAGACTTCATGATTAGATTGTGAATAGAAATTAGAAAACAATGTTAACTCAACTCTGGTCAGGTCTGGGAAGAGAAAAAACCCTTGAGCGTTCTTCTTTCCCCTGCTACAAGACTCCCTTAGAACTAGGTATAGTACCTATGCGCCGAGCATCAAATTCTAAAGCCATTCTCATGGCTCTGGCAAATGCCTTAAAGGTGGCTTCAATAATGTGGTGAGAATTAATCCCATCTAGCTGCCGAATGTGCAACGTCATTTGGCTATGATTTACCACTGCTACAAAGAATTCTCGGACAAGCTGAGTATCATAGGTTCCGACTCTTTGTGTGGGTATTTCTAATCCATAGCTGAGGTGGGGACGACCAGAAAAATCCAGAGCTACTTGTACCAGCGCCTCATCTAAGGGAGCCAGGAAATTACCAAAACGCACAATTCCCTTTTTATCTCCCAGAGCTTGGTATAAAGCTTGTCCTAAGGTAATTCCCACATCTTCGTTGGTGTGGTGGTCATCAATATGTAAATCTCCCGTGGCTTGAATATCTAAATCAATTAATCCATGGGAAGAAATTTGATGCAGCATATGGTCAAGAAAAGGAATACCTGTTGCCACACGACAGATTCCTGTTCCATCTAGGTTGACAGTTACTTGCACATCCGTTTCCCCCGTTTTGCGGCTGACGGTGGCAATGCGAGGAGCAAAAGCTAATTTTTCCGAGTGAGAAGAGAGAGTTTGCATAGTCAACAGAGTAGTCGAGGTTAGAGGAGAGGAAGCAGGGGTAGGGAACAGGGGGAAAGAATATTTTTCATGCCTTCTGGTGGCAGTTGATGAGGCTATTTACCCATTACCCCTTCGACTTCCCTGATGGCAAGTATTCCCCATTCCCTATTCCATTACATTCCCATAATTTCATATCCAGCATCAACATAGATAACTTGCCCAGTAATGCCACTAGACAAGTCGCTACAGAGAAATGCTGCGGTGTTACCAACTTCTGTTTGGGTGACGGTGCGTCTTAAAGGTGCAACTTCTTCCACATGGTGAATCATGTCTAAAATACCACCTACCGCACTGGAAGCCAGGGTACGAATTGGACCTGCGGAGATAGCATTCACGCGAATATTAGAGGGACCTAGTTCTGAGGCAAGGTAGCGCACACTAGCTTCTAAGCCCGCTTTGGCTACTCCCATAACGTTATAATTCGGAACAGCACGGACACCCCCTAAGTAGCTTAAAGTGATGATACTTCCACCTTCGGTCATTAGGGGTTTCGCTGCTCCTGCCAATTGGACAAGAGAGTAAGTACTAATTTCTAAAGCAGTATTGAATCCAGCGCGACTAGTTTGGCTAAATCCTCCAGTTAAATCGTCTCGATTCGCGAAGGCAAGACAGTGAACCAGGATATCTAACTTGCCCCATTTGGCGGCGATCGCCTCAAAGGTTTCAGCAATCTGTTGGTCATTTTGGACGTTGCAAGGCAAGAATAAGCTGGGTTGGAGAGGTTCTACCAGTTCGGCAACTTTTTTTTCCATTTTGCCTTTCTCATCTGGCAAGTATGTCACACCAAGATTAGCTCCAGCTTTGTGCAACTGTTGGGCAATACCCCAAGCGATGGAGCGGTTATTGGCGATTCCTGTCACCAAGGCGTTTTTTCCACTCAGATCCAACATATTAATTCTTAACGTTAACGTTCATGCTTGAGCATACTAGAATCTGGCACAGCTGTATCTGAGTTAGGCAGAGGATTTCTAAATCTCCTAATCTCACCCCCTCTCTAAGGGCAATTATGGGTTATTTGGTGGCTATCGTATGGAAGTGGGAAGAAACAGTGAATATTCGCGGCAAGGAGATTTACAAATTACCAATTATCGGTTATCGGAACAGGAGAATCGCTAATTAGTGAACAAATAAATGGGAACTTCTTCTTGAGGTAAATTGTCCCCAGGGATAGAGGATGAGAACCACAGAATCAGC
The Calothrix sp. 336/3 DNA segment above includes these coding regions:
- the fabI gene encoding enoyl-ACP reductase FabI, yielding MLDLSGKNALVTGIANNRSIAWGIAQQLHKAGANLGVTYLPDEKGKMEKKVAELVEPLQPSLFLPCNVQNDQQIAETFEAIAAKWGKLDILVHCLAFANRDDLTGGFSQTSRAGFNTALEISTYSLVQLAGAAKPLMTEGGSIITLSYLGGVRAVPNYNVMGVAKAGLEASVRYLASELGPSNIRVNAISAGPIRTLASSAVGGILDMIHHVEEVAPLRRTVTQTEVGNTAAFLCSDLSSGITGQVIYVDAGYEIMGM
- a CDS encoding ABC transporter ATP-binding protein, translating into MKSVGDVPERKLSKTEPPPVVLTSELRKVYRTGFFLNQKIVSLKSCSLKVYRGETFGLLGQNGAGKTTLFKVLLGIVRPTGGRGLLLGKPLGDRAVKQRIGYLPENTYLYEYLTGWEFLQLTAGIFQIPSKVQRHRIPELLELVGLSLADAKKKQMRRYSKGMLQRVGMAQALINDPELIFLDEPMSGLDPVGRYQMREIILTLKAAGKTIFFNSHILSEVEKICDRIAILSQGELICSGSINDLLGTANTYRVKGQGGDWEVLSNWLPNIEFLADGSWQGELHGDVYDFLASLRLMGGQIMAMNLFRPSLEEFFMEQVRERKNS
- the hisB gene encoding imidazoleglycerol-phosphate dehydratase HisB, giving the protein MQTLSSHSEKLAFAPRIATVSRKTGETDVQVTVNLDGTGICRVATGIPFLDHMLHQISSHGLIDLDIQATGDLHIDDHHTNEDVGITLGQALYQALGDKKGIVRFGNFLAPLDEALVQVALDFSGRPHLSYGLEIPTQRVGTYDTQLVREFFVAVVNHSQMTLHIRQLDGINSHHIIEATFKAFARAMRMALEFDARRIGTIPSSKGVL